A stretch of Primulina tabacum isolate GXHZ01 chromosome 13, ASM2559414v2, whole genome shotgun sequence DNA encodes these proteins:
- the LOC142522943 gene encoding uncharacterized protein LOC142522943 has translation MSKIRSDPKRNMKGFRTDVMEDIRCIVSKSQIYRAKAKATHLVEGQACEQYALIWDFANEVKRSNPGSTVVIGTNNETDENRFDRLYMCLYALKVVFLSGCRRFIGVDVCHLKGPHGGVLLSAVGIDPNNSNFPIALAIMNNESCETWGWFLSLLKLDLNIEKDYEWTFMSDKQKGLIQAFSEVFPGANHRFCLRHLHENFKTTGFRGEAFKNALWKCATSTTVNDFSRKMGEIRDIDSSAADWFNDKPPMYWSRSHFATNSVCDFLLNNCCESFNNNILDARDKVILSMLEWLVEYFMTKMQVNRDRAEEKWEGLFCPQIKKLIENNLAKTGDCMPIKADNFHYQVSCYDGSKYSVDLKE, from the coding sequence ATGAGCAAAATCAGATCAGACCCGAAAAGAAATATGAAAGGCTTTAGAACTGATGTTATGGAAGACATTAGATGCATCGTATCAAAGTCTCAAATTTATAGAGCAAAAGCAAAAGCAACTCATCTTGTTGAAGGACAAGCCTGTGAGCAGTATGCACTGATTTGGGATTTTGCAAATGAGGTGAAGAGATCGAACCCTGGGTCCACTGTTGTGATTGGCACTAATAATGAGACTGACGAAAATAGGTTTGACAGGCTTTATATGTGTTTGTATGCATTGAAAGTTGTATTTTTGTCAGGATGTAGGCGTTTTATTGGGGTCGATGTGTGTCATTTGAAAGGACCGCATGGCGGGGTGCTGCTATCAGCTGTAGGAATTGATCCAAATAATAGTAATTTCCCAATTGCTCTTGCCATTATGAACAATGAGTCATGTGAGACATGGGGCTGGTTTTTGAGTTTGTTGAAATTagatttgaatattgaaaagGATTATGAATGGACATTCATGTCTGACAAGCAAAAAGGGTTGATCCAAGCATTTAGTGAAGTATTCCCAGGGGCTAACCATAGGTTTTGTCTTAGGCACTTGCATGAGAATTTTAAAACGACTGGTTTTAGAGGTGAAGCATTTAAAAATGCATTATGGAAATGTGCCACATCTACAACGGTGAATGATTTCAGCAGAAAAATGGGAGAAATAAGAGATATTGATTCAAGCGCTGCTGATTGGTTTAATGACAAGCCACCAATGTATTGGAGTAGGTCACACTTCGCAACCAACTCTGTATGTGactttttattgaataattgttgtgAATCCTTTAACAACAATATTTTGGATGCGAGGGATAAGGTCATATTGTCAATGCTTGAATGGCTTGTTGAATACTTCATGACAAAAATGCAAGTTAACAGGGATAGGGCTGAAGAAAAGTGGGAAGGATTGTTTTGCCCTCAAATTAAAAAACTAATCGAGAATAATTTGGCAAAGACTGGGGATTGCATGCCAATTAAAGCAGATAACTTTCATTACCAAGTTTCATGCTATGATGGGAGTAAGTACAGTGTAGACTTAAAAGAATAG
- the LOC142522313 gene encoding OVARIAN TUMOR DOMAIN-containing deubiquitinating enzyme 7-like isoform X2 produces the protein MSPRWYIQNFDMHAVRMIHLSYHDGEHYNSLRSEDDDCSGPAKPIVIKGDADLSAKSKQPKVAATKSKHDGVGKVMRVESIALVKYGSGCGDTSKLEQALKEARGDVDAAIENLTAEQESVDQQISHDELSHSVKNSCGNIRAIFSMPLLISSFLIFVVHLEYCIPSEGITEDYMFVYSH, from the exons ATGTCACCTCGCTGGTACATACAGAATTTTGATATGCATGCCGTTCGGATGATTCATCT TTCATATCATGATGGAGAGCATTACAATAGTTTGCGCTCAGAGGATGATGATTGCTCTGGGCCAGCTAAGCCAATTGTTATCAAG GGTGATGCTGATCTTTCAGCAAAATCCAAGCAACCAAAAGTAGCTGCCACGAAGTCTAAACATGATGGTGTGGGGAAAGTTATGCGTGTGGAATCCATTGCCTTGGTAAAGTATGGAAGTGGATGCGGAGATACAAGCAAACTAGAACAG GCCCTGAAAGAAGCGCGTGGTGATGTTGATGCTGCTATAGAAAATCTTACAGCAGAACAAGAATCTGTAGATCAGCAAATTTCTCATGATGAACTCAGCCATTCAGTGAAAAATTCATGTGGTAATATCCGGGCAATCTTTTCCATGCCTCTGCTGATATCCAGTTTCTTGATTTTTGTTGTGCACCTTGAATATTGTATCCCATCTGAAGGGATAACTGAGGATTATATGTTTGTTTATTCACATTAG
- the LOC142522313 gene encoding OVARIAN TUMOR DOMAIN-containing deubiquitinating enzyme 7-like isoform X1, producing MRINICIHRHMSPRWYIQNFDMHAVRMIHLSYHDGEHYNSLRSEDDDCSGPAKPIVIKGDADLSAKSKQPKVAATKSKHDGVGKVMRVESIALVKYGSGCGDTSKLEQALKEARGDVDAAIENLTAEQESVDQQISHDELSHSVKNSCGNIRAIFSMPLLISSFLIFVVHLEYCIPSEGITEDYMFVYSH from the exons ATGCGCATTAACATATGCATTCACAGA CACATGTCACCTCGCTGGTACATACAGAATTTTGATATGCATGCCGTTCGGATGATTCATCT TTCATATCATGATGGAGAGCATTACAATAGTTTGCGCTCAGAGGATGATGATTGCTCTGGGCCAGCTAAGCCAATTGTTATCAAG GGTGATGCTGATCTTTCAGCAAAATCCAAGCAACCAAAAGTAGCTGCCACGAAGTCTAAACATGATGGTGTGGGGAAAGTTATGCGTGTGGAATCCATTGCCTTGGTAAAGTATGGAAGTGGATGCGGAGATACAAGCAAACTAGAACAG GCCCTGAAAGAAGCGCGTGGTGATGTTGATGCTGCTATAGAAAATCTTACAGCAGAACAAGAATCTGTAGATCAGCAAATTTCTCATGATGAACTCAGCCATTCAGTGAAAAATTCATGTGGTAATATCCGGGCAATCTTTTCCATGCCTCTGCTGATATCCAGTTTCTTGATTTTTGTTGTGCACCTTGAATATTGTATCCCATCTGAAGGGATAACTGAGGATTATATGTTTGTTTATTCACATTAG
- the LOC142522312 gene encoding uncharacterized protein LOC142522312 isoform X1, which produces MCFQPFAFATFVDQQSAVMALQALSGIVFYLEKGSTLYIDLAKSNSRSKRYRSDDEGQSSEKRLKGSSTFERSYDPAGVDSIHMPGIGNSAYNTIGYPSTQSFGSVDGGSVNAAAKSSNTPCPTNFVANLGPSCSEEELTHVFSRCHGFLKLKMQSTYGAPVSFVDFQDTACSTEALNRLQGTVLYSSTSGEGMRLEYPLNLFLICSSATCYFLIIYQNYFSGSLSVVCVTVTDFS; this is translated from the exons ATGTGTTTCCAGCCATTTGCTTTTGCAACATTTGTGGACCAGCAGTCAGCAGTTATGGCGTTGCAGGCACTGAGT GGGATTGTTTTTTATCTTGAAAAAGGTTCTACTCTGTATATTGACCTCGCAAAATCTAATTCTAGGTCAAAGCGCTACAGATCAG ATGACGAGGGACAAAGTTCAGAAAAGAGACTAAAAGGATCTTCTACTTTTGAGAGGAGCTATGATCCTG CAGGTGTAGACAGCATTCACATGCCTGGAATCGGTAATTCTGCTTACAACACGATTGGTTATCCTTCCACACAAAG TTTTGGAAGTGTTGATGGTGGATCGGTGAATGCGGCTGCAAAATCC AGCAATACTCCGTGTCCAACCAACTTTGTGGCTAATTTGGGTCCAAGCTGCTCAGAGGAAGAGCTGACGCATGTGTTTTCGAG ATGTCACGGATTCTTAAAATTGAAGATGCAGAGCACGTATGGAGCTCCAGTGTCATTTGTAGACTTTCAG GACACTGCCTGCTCAACAGAGGCTTTAAATCGTTTACAAGGCACTGTTCTTTATTCCTCAACATCTGGTGAAGGGATGCGGCTGGAGTATCCTTTAAACTTGTTCCTCATCTGTTCATCCGCCACTTGTTATTTCTTGATTATTTATCAGAATTACTTCTCCGGTTCCTTATCTGTTGTTTGTGTGACAGTGACCGATTTCTCTTAA
- the LOC142522312 gene encoding uncharacterized protein LOC142522312 isoform X3 → MCFQPFAFATFVDQQSAVMALQALSGIVFYLEKGSTLYIDLAKSNSRSKRYRSDDEGQSSEKRLKGSSTFERSYDPAGVDSIHMPGIGNSAYNTIGYPSTQSFGSVDGGSVNAAAKSSNTPCPTNFVANLGPSCSEEELTHVFSRCHGFLKLKMQSTYGAPVSFVDFQDTACSTEALNRLQGTVLYSSTSGEGMRLEFAKSRMGMRSKKSR, encoded by the exons ATGTGTTTCCAGCCATTTGCTTTTGCAACATTTGTGGACCAGCAGTCAGCAGTTATGGCGTTGCAGGCACTGAGT GGGATTGTTTTTTATCTTGAAAAAGGTTCTACTCTGTATATTGACCTCGCAAAATCTAATTCTAGGTCAAAGCGCTACAGATCAG ATGACGAGGGACAAAGTTCAGAAAAGAGACTAAAAGGATCTTCTACTTTTGAGAGGAGCTATGATCCTG CAGGTGTAGACAGCATTCACATGCCTGGAATCGGTAATTCTGCTTACAACACGATTGGTTATCCTTCCACACAAAG TTTTGGAAGTGTTGATGGTGGATCGGTGAATGCGGCTGCAAAATCC AGCAATACTCCGTGTCCAACCAACTTTGTGGCTAATTTGGGTCCAAGCTGCTCAGAGGAAGAGCTGACGCATGTGTTTTCGAG ATGTCACGGATTCTTAAAATTGAAGATGCAGAGCACGTATGGAGCTCCAGTGTCATTTGTAGACTTTCAG GACACTGCCTGCTCAACAGAGGCTTTAAATCGTTTACAAGGCACTGTTCTTTATTCCTCAACATCTGGTGAAGGGATGCGGCTGGA ATTTGCAAAGTCGCGAATGGGAATGCGAAGTAAAAAATCAAGGTGA
- the LOC142522312 gene encoding uncharacterized protein LOC142522312 isoform X5, whose amino-acid sequence MCFQPFAFATFVDQQSAVMALQALSGIVFYLEKGSTLYIDLAKSNSRSKRYRSDDEGQSSEKRLKGSSTFERSYDPAGVDSIHMPGIGNSAYNTIGYPSTQSFGSVDGGSVNAAAKSSNTPCPTNFVANLGPSCSEEELTHVFSRCHGFLKLKMQSTYGAPVSFVDFQERN is encoded by the exons ATGTGTTTCCAGCCATTTGCTTTTGCAACATTTGTGGACCAGCAGTCAGCAGTTATGGCGTTGCAGGCACTGAGT GGGATTGTTTTTTATCTTGAAAAAGGTTCTACTCTGTATATTGACCTCGCAAAATCTAATTCTAGGTCAAAGCGCTACAGATCAG ATGACGAGGGACAAAGTTCAGAAAAGAGACTAAAAGGATCTTCTACTTTTGAGAGGAGCTATGATCCTG CAGGTGTAGACAGCATTCACATGCCTGGAATCGGTAATTCTGCTTACAACACGATTGGTTATCCTTCCACACAAAG TTTTGGAAGTGTTGATGGTGGATCGGTGAATGCGGCTGCAAAATCC AGCAATACTCCGTGTCCAACCAACTTTGTGGCTAATTTGGGTCCAAGCTGCTCAGAGGAAGAGCTGACGCATGTGTTTTCGAG ATGTCACGGATTCTTAAAATTGAAGATGCAGAGCACGTATGGAGCTCCAGTGTCATTTGTAGACTTTCAG GAAAGAAACTGA
- the LOC142522312 gene encoding uncharacterized protein LOC142522312 isoform X4, which produces MCFQPFAFATFVDQQSAVMALQALSGIVFYLEKGSTLYIDLAKSNSRSKRYRSDDEGQSSEKRLKGSSTFERSYDPAGVDSIHMPGIGNSAYNTIGYPSTQSFGSVDGGSVNAAAKSSNTPCPTNFVANLGPSCSEEELTHVFSRCHGFLKLKMQSTYGAPVSFVDFQKLNECS; this is translated from the exons ATGTGTTTCCAGCCATTTGCTTTTGCAACATTTGTGGACCAGCAGTCAGCAGTTATGGCGTTGCAGGCACTGAGT GGGATTGTTTTTTATCTTGAAAAAGGTTCTACTCTGTATATTGACCTCGCAAAATCTAATTCTAGGTCAAAGCGCTACAGATCAG ATGACGAGGGACAAAGTTCAGAAAAGAGACTAAAAGGATCTTCTACTTTTGAGAGGAGCTATGATCCTG CAGGTGTAGACAGCATTCACATGCCTGGAATCGGTAATTCTGCTTACAACACGATTGGTTATCCTTCCACACAAAG TTTTGGAAGTGTTGATGGTGGATCGGTGAATGCGGCTGCAAAATCC AGCAATACTCCGTGTCCAACCAACTTTGTGGCTAATTTGGGTCCAAGCTGCTCAGAGGAAGAGCTGACGCATGTGTTTTCGAG ATGTCACGGATTCTTAAAATTGAAGATGCAGAGCACGTATGGAGCTCCAGTGTCATTTGTAGACTTTCAG AAACTGAATGAATGCTCCTAA
- the LOC142522312 gene encoding uncharacterized protein LOC142522312 isoform X2: MCFQPFAFATFVDQQSAVMALQALSGIVFYLEKGSTLYIDLAKSNSRSKRYRSDDEGQSSEKRLKGSSTFERSYDPGVDSIHMPGIGNSAYNTIGYPSTQSFGSVDGGSVNAAAKSSNTPCPTNFVANLGPSCSEEELTHVFSRCHGFLKLKMQSTYGAPVSFVDFQDTACSTEALNRLQGTVLYSSTSGEGMRLEYPLNLFLICSSATCYFLIIYQNYFSGSLSVVCVTVTDFS, from the exons ATGTGTTTCCAGCCATTTGCTTTTGCAACATTTGTGGACCAGCAGTCAGCAGTTATGGCGTTGCAGGCACTGAGT GGGATTGTTTTTTATCTTGAAAAAGGTTCTACTCTGTATATTGACCTCGCAAAATCTAATTCTAGGTCAAAGCGCTACAGATCAG ATGACGAGGGACAAAGTTCAGAAAAGAGACTAAAAGGATCTTCTACTTTTGAGAGGAGCTATGATCCTG GTGTAGACAGCATTCACATGCCTGGAATCGGTAATTCTGCTTACAACACGATTGGTTATCCTTCCACACAAAG TTTTGGAAGTGTTGATGGTGGATCGGTGAATGCGGCTGCAAAATCC AGCAATACTCCGTGTCCAACCAACTTTGTGGCTAATTTGGGTCCAAGCTGCTCAGAGGAAGAGCTGACGCATGTGTTTTCGAG ATGTCACGGATTCTTAAAATTGAAGATGCAGAGCACGTATGGAGCTCCAGTGTCATTTGTAGACTTTCAG GACACTGCCTGCTCAACAGAGGCTTTAAATCGTTTACAAGGCACTGTTCTTTATTCCTCAACATCTGGTGAAGGGATGCGGCTGGAGTATCCTTTAAACTTGTTCCTCATCTGTTCATCCGCCACTTGTTATTTCTTGATTATTTATCAGAATTACTTCTCCGGTTCCTTATCTGTTGTTTGTGTGACAGTGACCGATTTCTCTTAA
- the LOC142522438 gene encoding ethylene-responsive transcription factor ERF011-like, giving the protein MDGGAGVSEGGGAPRSLGRRRSDKPYKGIRMRKWGKWVAEIREPNKRSRIWLGSYSSPVAAARAYDTAVFYLRGPTAKLNFPDEISAGGVKDLSAASIRKMAAEVGARVDALQGGGAGVHAINHQSLKPYWLQDEIDLNKKPEPEPEDGPPAEFC; this is encoded by the coding sequence ATGGACGGCGGCGCCGGCGTTTCTGAAGGAGGTGGCGCACCCAGATCGCTGGGCCGGAGGAGGAGTGACAAGCCATACAAAGGCATAAGGATGCGCAAGTGGGGAAAGTGGGTGGCGGAGATTCGTGAGCCAAACAAGCGATCCAGGATTTGGCTCGGCTCTTACTCGTCACCCGTGGCGGCGGCGCGAGCCTACGACACAGCTGTGTTCTACCTCCGTGGACCGACCGCGAAGCTCAATTTCCCAGATGAAATATCTGCCGGCGGGGTGAAGGATCTATCCGCCGCCTCTATAAGGAAGATGGCGGCGGAGGTCGGTGCTAGAGTTGACGCGCTCCAGGGCGGCGGTGCGGGGGTACATGCAATCAATCATCAATCGCTGAAGCCGTATTGGTTACAAGACGAGATTGATTTGAACAAGAAGCCTGAACCCGAGCCCGAAGATGGCCCGCCTGCTGAATTTTGTTAA